In a single window of the Ancylobacter polymorphus genome:
- a CDS encoding sugar ABC transporter ATP-binding protein — protein MTAAPLTLAPAETAAAPVLRAEHLAKEFSGVRVLSDVSLDLRAGEIHAVIGENGAGKSTLMRLLSGYLKPSEGTLFLDGAPVAFHAPKEAQAAGIALVHQEILLADALTVTENIFIGREIARFGRLDERAMRATAAAQLAEIGCKVSPTALVRDISLANRQLVQIAKALLGTQRVVIFDEPTAVLTHDEVDPLLDIIAELRARGVAILYISHRLDEVERLADRVTVLRDGRMVGTYDAQGLTPQRMASLMVGREFSSLYPARQDPARLAAADAAPALEIENAHVPGFVADVSLSLREGEILGLAGMIGAGRTELFEGLLGLRPATFSAVRLHGEPVHFHSPAQAAARGVGYLTEDRKGKGLLLDEKLAPNLTLAALDRVHPAAGLDLAGEARLLDRAVTGYDIRLRSREAKAGQLSGGNQQKLLLAKVMLNEPTVLIIDEPTRGIDIANKSQIYAFIQSLVREGRSCIVISSEMQELIGLCDRILVMRAGRINGELAGEAMTESNVALCATSSAANEQYLGGT, from the coding sequence ATGACCGCCGCGCCGCTCACCCTCGCGCCGGCCGAGACGGCGGCGGCGCCGGTGCTGCGCGCCGAACACCTCGCCAAGGAATTCAGCGGGGTGCGGGTGCTCTCCGATGTCTCGCTCGACCTGCGCGCCGGCGAGATTCACGCCGTCATCGGCGAGAACGGCGCCGGCAAGTCGACGCTGATGCGGCTGCTCTCCGGCTATCTGAAGCCCAGCGAGGGGACGCTGTTCCTCGACGGCGCGCCGGTCGCCTTCCACGCGCCGAAGGAAGCGCAGGCCGCCGGCATCGCGCTGGTGCATCAGGAAATTCTGCTCGCCGACGCGCTCACCGTCACCGAGAACATCTTCATCGGCCGCGAGATCGCCCGTTTCGGCCGGCTGGACGAGCGCGCCATGCGTGCGACGGCGGCGGCGCAGCTGGCGGAGATCGGCTGCAAGGTGTCGCCGACCGCTCTGGTGCGCGACATCTCGCTCGCCAACCGGCAATTGGTGCAGATCGCCAAGGCTCTGCTCGGCACCCAGCGCGTCGTCATCTTCGACGAGCCGACCGCCGTGCTGACCCATGACGAGGTCGATCCGCTGCTCGACATCATTGCCGAGCTGCGGGCGCGCGGCGTCGCCATTCTCTATATCAGCCACCGGCTGGACGAGGTGGAGCGGCTCGCCGACCGGGTGACGGTGCTGCGCGACGGCCGCATGGTCGGCACCTATGACGCGCAGGGCCTGACGCCGCAGCGCATGGCGAGCCTGATGGTCGGGCGCGAGTTTTCCAGCCTCTATCCCGCGCGGCAGGACCCGGCACGGCTCGCCGCTGCGGACGCCGCGCCCGCGCTGGAGATCGAGAACGCCCATGTCCCCGGCTTCGTGGCGGATGTGTCGCTGAGCCTGCGCGAGGGGGAAATCCTCGGCCTTGCCGGCATGATCGGCGCTGGCCGTACCGAATTGTTCGAGGGCCTGCTCGGCCTGCGGCCCGCGACCTTCAGCGCCGTGCGGCTGCATGGCGAGCCGGTGCACTTCCATTCACCGGCCCAGGCGGCGGCGCGGGGCGTCGGCTATCTCACCGAGGATCGCAAGGGCAAGGGCCTGCTGCTGGACGAGAAGCTGGCGCCGAACCTCACCCTCGCCGCGCTCGACCGGGTGCACCCGGCCGCCGGGCTCGACCTTGCCGGCGAAGCCCGGCTGCTCGACCGCGCGGTGACGGGTTACGACATCCGCCTGCGCAGCCGCGAGGCGAAGGCCGGCCAGCTCTCCGGCGGCAACCAGCAGAAGCTCTTGCTCGCCAAGGTGATGCTCAACGAGCCGACGGTGCTGATCATCGACGAGCCGACGCGCGGCATCGACATCGCCAATAAGAGCCAGATCTACGCCTTCATCCAGTCGCTGGTGCGCGAGGGGCGCTCCTGCATCGTCATCTCCTCGGAAATGCAGGAGCTGATCGGGCTGTGCGACCGCATCCTCGTGATGCGCGCCGGCCGGATCAATGGCGAACTCGCCGGCGAGGCCATGACCGAAAGCAATGTCGCGCTCTGCGCCACCAGCAGCGCGGCCAATGAACAATATCTGGGAGGAACATAG
- a CDS encoding GntR family transcriptional regulator, whose product MQRNAGLAEEVYEAILARLMALKIPPGSRITVDNLVRELAVSQTPIREALGRLEGEGLVVKTHLVGYSAAPQITRTRFNELYELRLLLEPDAASRAAAVMTEEALAELTEAAGVMSREGGADDRARYSQFARQDALFHDRILEVAGNALIRETLAHQHTHFHIFRLMFHARVTEEALDEHAAILAAFAARDPEAARQAMRLHIERSRDRLLPAFDL is encoded by the coding sequence ATCCAGCGCAATGCCGGTCTTGCCGAGGAGGTCTATGAGGCCATTCTCGCCCGGCTGATGGCGTTGAAGATCCCGCCGGGCTCGCGCATCACGGTCGATAATCTGGTGCGCGAGCTCGCCGTGTCGCAGACGCCGATCCGCGAGGCGCTCGGCCGGCTGGAAGGCGAGGGGCTGGTGGTGAAAACCCACCTCGTCGGCTACAGCGCCGCGCCGCAGATCACCCGCACCCGCTTCAACGAGCTGTACGAACTGCGTCTGCTGCTGGAGCCGGACGCCGCCAGCCGCGCGGCGGCGGTCATGACCGAGGAGGCGCTGGCGGAACTGACGGAGGCCGCCGGGGTGATGTCGCGCGAGGGCGGCGCCGACGATCGGGCGCGCTATTCGCAATTCGCCCGGCAGGACGCGCTGTTCCATGACCGCATTCTGGAGGTCGCCGGCAACGCGCTGATCCGCGAGACGCTGGCCCACCAGCACACCCACTTCCACATCTTCCGCCTGATGTTCCACGCCCGCGTCACCGAGGAGGCGCTGGATGAGCACGCGGCGATCCTCGCGGCCTTCGCGGCGCGCGATCCCGAGGCTGCCCGGCAGGCGATGCGCCTGCATATCGAGCGCTCGCGCGACCGGCTGCTGCCGGCGTTCGACCTATGA
- a CDS encoding iron-containing alcohol dehydrogenase: protein MTSFAALRLPSEILFGKGQRHALPAVARRLGTRALICTDERLSASPELAQMIAGLEQAGLTVRVDDRVLPDVPRDSAAECAEAARAFAPDLVIGIGGGSCLDMAKCAALLLSHGGRLPDYYGEFKVPGPVLPIIAVPTTAGTGSEATPVAVISDPDRTLKVGISSPHLLPRVAICDPDLTLTCPPALTAIAGADALTHAIEAFTAGRRTPSPELAQRHVFIGKSALTDHFALFAISLLGRSLERACRDGADEEARADVMLAALAAGCAFGTAGTAAAHAIQYPVGALTHTAHGLGVATLLPYVMRFNRDAAEGELADIALALGLSAEGRSRAALAQAAIDEVARLLAAIGICPDLAGLGLTRDQLAWTGEQALAIERLIRNNPRTIAAPEMARLLDAAYAGDLAAAAVALEQEVLP, encoded by the coding sequence GTGACCTCCTTCGCCGCCCTTCGGCTCCCAAGCGAAATCCTGTTCGGCAAGGGCCAGCGCCACGCTTTGCCCGCCGTCGCCCGCCGCCTCGGCACCCGGGCGCTGATCTGCACCGATGAGCGCCTGTCCGCCTCCCCCGAACTCGCGCAGATGATCGCCGGGCTGGAACAGGCCGGGCTGACGGTGCGGGTCGATGACCGCGTGCTGCCGGACGTGCCGCGCGACAGCGCGGCGGAATGCGCCGAGGCCGCGCGGGCCTTCGCGCCCGATCTGGTGATCGGCATTGGCGGCGGGAGTTGCCTCGACATGGCCAAATGCGCCGCGCTGCTCCTCAGTCATGGCGGGCGGCTGCCGGACTATTACGGGGAGTTCAAGGTTCCCGGCCCGGTGCTGCCGATCATCGCGGTGCCGACCACCGCCGGCACCGGCTCGGAGGCGACGCCGGTGGCGGTGATCTCCGATCCCGACCGCACGCTGAAGGTCGGCATTTCCAGCCCGCACCTCCTGCCGCGCGTGGCGATCTGCGATCCCGACCTCACCCTCACCTGCCCGCCCGCCCTCACCGCCATTGCCGGGGCGGATGCGCTCACCCACGCCATCGAGGCGTTCACCGCCGGGCGCCGGACACCATCGCCGGAACTCGCGCAGCGCCATGTGTTCATCGGCAAGAGCGCGCTCACCGATCACTTCGCCCTCTTCGCCATAAGCCTGCTCGGCCGCAGCCTGGAACGCGCGTGCCGCGACGGCGCGGATGAGGAGGCACGGGCCGATGTGATGCTGGCCGCGCTCGCCGCCGGTTGCGCTTTCGGCACCGCCGGCACCGCCGCCGCCCACGCCATCCAGTACCCGGTCGGCGCCCTCACCCACACCGCGCACGGGCTCGGCGTCGCCACGCTGCTGCCCTATGTGATGCGCTTCAACCGCGACGCTGCCGAGGGCGAGCTGGCGGACATCGCCCTCGCGCTGGGCCTCTCCGCCGAGGGGCGCTCCCGTGCCGCGCTGGCGCAGGCGGCCATCGACGAGGTGGCGCGCCTCCTCGCCGCCATCGGCATCTGCCCTGATCTCGCCGGTCTCGGCCTCACCCGCGACCAGCTCGCCTGGACCGGCGAGCAGGCGCTCGCCATCGAGCGGCTGATCCGCAACAATCCCCGCACCATCGCCGCCCCGGAGATGGCCCGCCTGCTGGACGCCGCCTATGCCGGCGACCTCGCGGCCGCGGCCGTCGCCCTCGAACAGGAAGTCCTGCCATGA
- a CDS encoding NAD-dependent succinate-semialdehyde dehydrogenase, with product MNIATAPLAAGAAPHIAPADGARGLYIGGHWSWPEACARIPVIDPSNGGVLAEVPDAGVPEAMAAVDAAAAAAPAWRATPPRRRSEILRRCFELMTARAEDLARLISLENGKALRDARGELAYAAEFFRWNAEEAVRISGDFALSPAGGNHIIVEYEPIGICVLITPWNFPAAMATRKIAPALAAGCTVVLKPASETPLTAYALAALYEEAGVPTGVVNVLTTSTPGPVTAAMLGDPRVRKLSFTGSTPVGRALLAEAANNVISCSMELGGNAPLLVFDDADLDVALEGAMLAKMRNAGEACTAANRIYVQAGLYDRFAEELTRRMAALKVGPGVDTATECGPMITGKAVDKIERLVEDALARGARLLCGGARPQGPGHFYPPTVLVDVPADAAMGCEEIFGPVAALSRFETEDEAVALANATEYGLAAYVFTRDLARGLRVSRRIETGMVGLNRGLVSDPAAPFGGTKQSGLGREGGHHGVMEFLEAKYIATGL from the coding sequence ATGAACATCGCCACCGCCCCGCTCGCCGCCGGCGCTGCCCCTCATATCGCGCCGGCCGATGGCGCGCGCGGGCTCTATATTGGCGGGCACTGGTCGTGGCCGGAGGCTTGCGCGCGCATCCCTGTCATCGATCCCTCGAACGGTGGGGTGCTCGCCGAGGTGCCGGATGCCGGCGTCCCCGAGGCGATGGCGGCGGTCGACGCCGCCGCGGCCGCCGCCCCCGCCTGGCGCGCGACCCCGCCGCGCCGCCGCTCGGAAATCCTGCGCCGCTGCTTCGAGCTGATGACCGCCCGGGCCGAGGATCTCGCCCGGCTGATTTCGCTGGAAAACGGCAAGGCGCTGCGCGATGCGCGCGGCGAGCTCGCCTATGCCGCCGAATTCTTCCGCTGGAACGCCGAGGAGGCCGTGCGCATCAGCGGCGATTTCGCGCTCTCCCCCGCCGGCGGCAACCACATCATCGTCGAATATGAGCCGATCGGCATCTGCGTGCTCATCACCCCGTGGAACTTCCCCGCCGCCATGGCGACACGCAAGATCGCCCCGGCGCTGGCGGCGGGCTGCACGGTGGTGCTGAAGCCGGCGAGCGAGACCCCGCTCACCGCCTACGCCCTCGCCGCGCTCTATGAGGAAGCCGGCGTGCCGACCGGCGTGGTCAATGTGCTCACCACCTCCACGCCCGGCCCGGTCACCGCCGCGATGCTCGGCGACCCGCGTGTGCGCAAGCTCTCCTTCACCGGCTCCACCCCGGTGGGCCGCGCGCTGCTGGCCGAGGCGGCGAATAACGTCATCAGCTGCTCGATGGAGCTGGGCGGCAATGCCCCGCTGCTGGTGTTCGACGATGCCGATCTCGATGTGGCTCTGGAAGGCGCGATGCTCGCCAAGATGCGCAATGCGGGCGAAGCCTGCACCGCCGCCAATCGCATCTATGTGCAGGCCGGGCTTTATGACCGCTTCGCCGAAGAACTCACCCGCCGCATGGCCGCGCTCAAGGTCGGCCCCGGCGTGGATACCGCCACCGAATGCGGGCCGATGATCACCGGCAAGGCGGTGGACAAGATCGAGCGGCTGGTGGAAGACGCGCTCGCCCGTGGGGCGCGGCTTCTGTGCGGCGGCGCGCGCCCGCAGGGGCCGGGGCATTTCTACCCGCCGACCGTTCTCGTCGATGTGCCCGCCGACGCGGCCATGGGCTGCGAGGAGATTTTCGGCCCCGTCGCCGCGCTGAGCCGCTTCGAGACCGAGGACGAGGCGGTGGCGCTGGCCAATGCCACGGAATACGGCCTCGCCGCCTATGTCTTCACCCGCGATCTCGCGCGCGGCCTGCGCGTGTCGCGGCGGATCGAGACCGGCATGGTCGGGCTCAATCGCGGCCTCGTCTCCGATCCCGCCGCGCCCTTCGGCGGCACCAAGCAGTCCGGCCTCGGCCGCGAGGGCGGGCATCACGGCGTGATGGAGTTTCTGGAGGCGAAATACATCGCCACCGGGCTGTGA
- a CDS encoding alpha/beta hydrolase — MVDTPDPFRTRDHVPDFDRHVADYAARSAATRARLPMRAGIAYGPTPAERLDLFFPPPGAATGAVHIFIHGGYWRMFAKEDFSFVADTVTQAGAIAVIVDYALMPAVRMETLIAQLRRACGWVIGHIGEFGGDPARLTLSGHSAGGHLGALMLADPAFAGAINGALLLSGLYDLAPLQGSFLKELIALTDEEVAHYSPLRHAYGPGGRVSLLVGERETAPFRAQSAAFARHLTQAGVDVEATTVAGADHMSLVADLGTRGTETALKLARLLAPAP; from the coding sequence ATGGTCGACACGCCCGATCCGTTCCGCACCCGCGACCATGTGCCGGATTTCGACCGGCACGTGGCGGATTACGCCGCCCGCAGCGCCGCCACCCGCGCCCGCCTGCCGATGCGCGCCGGCATCGCCTATGGGCCGACGCCAGCGGAACGGCTCGACCTGTTCTTCCCGCCACCCGGCGCCGCGACGGGCGCGGTGCACATCTTCATCCATGGCGGCTATTGGCGGATGTTCGCCAAGGAGGATTTCTCCTTCGTCGCCGATACCGTCACGCAGGCGGGGGCGATCGCCGTCATCGTCGATTATGCGCTGATGCCGGCGGTGCGGATGGAGACCCTCATTGCCCAGCTGCGGCGGGCCTGCGGCTGGGTGATCGGCCATATCGGCGAATTTGGCGGCGATCCCGCGCGCCTGACCCTGTCCGGCCATTCGGCGGGGGGCCATCTCGGCGCGCTGATGCTCGCCGATCCTGCCTTCGCGGGTGCGATCAACGGCGCCCTGCTGCTCAGCGGGCTCTACGATCTCGCGCCGCTGCAAGGCTCCTTTCTCAAGGAGCTGATCGCCCTCACCGATGAAGAGGTCGCGCATTACAGCCCGCTGCGCCACGCCTATGGCCCAGGCGGGCGGGTGTCGTTGCTGGTGGGGGAGCGTGAGACCGCGCCGTTCCGCGCCCAGTCCGCCGCCTTCGCCCGGCATCTCACGCAGGCCGGCGTCGATGTGGAGGCCACCACCGTCGCGGGGGCGGACCATATGAGCCTGGTCGCCGATCTCGGCACCCGCGGCACGGAGACCGCGCTCAAGCTCGCCCGCCTGCTCGCCCCCGCGCCGTGA
- a CDS encoding cold-shock protein — MSTQTGTVKWFNDQKGYGFIQPDGAGKDVFVHISAVQRSGLQGLRDGEKVSFELQTDQRSGKTSAVNLRVG, encoded by the coding sequence ATGTCTACCCAGACCGGCACCGTGAAGTGGTTCAACGATCAGAAGGGCTACGGCTTCATTCAGCCCGATGGCGCTGGCAAGGACGTTTTCGTCCACATCAGCGCGGTTCAGCGTTCGGGCCTCCAGGGCCTGCGTGACGGCGAGAAGGTGTCCTTCGAGCTGCAGACCGACCAGCGTTCGGGCAAGACCTCCGCGGTCAACCTGCGCGTCGGCTGA
- a CDS encoding cold-shock protein, with the protein MADTGTVKWFNEQKGYGFIQPDNGGKDVFVHISAVQRSGLQGLRDGEKVSFELQTDQRSGKTSAVNLRPA; encoded by the coding sequence ATGGCGGATACCGGCACGGTTAAGTGGTTCAACGAGCAGAAGGGCTACGGCTTCATCCAGCCCGATAATGGCGGCAAGGACGTGTTCGTCCACATCAGCGCGGTGCAGCGCTCGGGCCTGCAGGGGCTGCGCGACGGGGAGAAGGTGTCTTTCGAGCTGCAGACCGACCAGCGCTCGGGCAAGACCTCGGCGGTCAATCTGCGTCCGGCCTGA
- a CDS encoding PhzF family phenazine biosynthesis protein has product MAMTTATARRETLVRLRFHTVDVFTQTRFGGNPLAVVLDADELTTAQMQAIAREFNYSESSFVLRPSDPAHTARVRIFTPTVEVPFAGHPNVGTAFVLASAGGGVLGETFIFEEAAGLVRGHIRRDGDRIAQICLSAPQPLRLGQALPADAIADCLSLSTADISCDRHPPRVASVGLAFVVVEIASRAALSRAKANLPAFAALLPCDGADAIYLYCRELGAADGAVDVTARMFSPFDNLPEDPATGSATAAACAWFAALEGGVPRRFEVAQGVDMGRPSRIAIEVTPDAVVIGGACVPVMSGEVSV; this is encoded by the coding sequence ATGGCCATGACGACCGCGACGGCGCGGCGGGAGACACTCGTGCGGTTGCGCTTTCACACGGTCGACGTGTTCACCCAGACCCGCTTCGGCGGCAATCCGCTCGCCGTCGTGCTGGATGCGGATGAGCTGACAACCGCGCAGATGCAGGCGATCGCGCGGGAGTTCAATTATTCCGAGAGCAGCTTCGTGCTCCGCCCGTCCGATCCCGCCCATACCGCCCGGGTGCGGATCTTCACCCCGACGGTGGAAGTGCCGTTCGCCGGGCATCCCAATGTGGGCACCGCGTTTGTGCTGGCGAGCGCCGGCGGCGGCGTCCTGGGCGAGACGTTCATCTTCGAGGAAGCGGCCGGTCTGGTGCGGGGGCACATCCGACGCGACGGCGACCGCATCGCGCAGATATGTTTGAGCGCCCCACAGCCGCTCCGCCTCGGCCAGGCCTTGCCGGCGGACGCCATTGCCGACTGCCTGTCGCTGAGCACGGCGGATATAAGCTGCGACCGGCACCCGCCGCGTGTCGCCTCGGTGGGCCTCGCCTTCGTCGTGGTCGAAATCGCCAGCCGCGCCGCCCTGTCGCGCGCCAAGGCGAACCTGCCCGCCTTCGCCGCGCTGCTCCCCTGCGACGGGGCGGATGCGATCTATCTCTATTGCCGGGAACTCGGCGCGGCTGACGGCGCCGTCGACGTCACCGCCCGCATGTTCTCCCCCTTCGACAATCTGCCGGAAGACCCCGCGACCGGCAGCGCGACGGCGGCGGCCTGCGCCTGGTTCGCCGCGCTCGAAGGCGGGGTGCCGCGTCGGTTCGAGGTCGCGCAGGGCGTCGATATGGGCCGCCCGAGCCGGATCGCCATCGAGGTGACGCCGGATGCCGTGGTGATCGGCGGTGCCTGCGTGCCGGTCATGTCCGGCGAAGTCTCCGTCTAA
- a CDS encoding glycine zipper domain-containing protein, whose amino-acid sequence MRLGYSCAVAALAGGLLAVAPGMARANDTAAGALIGGAAGAIIGGAATGKAGGAVAGAVIGGATGAIIGNQSDKNKKKSYYYWSNGKCLYHYPNGQVVKVSKNYCY is encoded by the coding sequence ATGCGCCTTGGTTATTCATGTGCGGTCGCGGCGCTGGCCGGCGGTCTTCTCGCCGTCGCCCCTGGCATGGCGCGGGCCAATGACACCGCCGCCGGGGCGCTGATCGGCGGCGCGGCCGGCGCCATCATCGGCGGTGCTGCCACCGGCAAGGCCGGCGGCGCGGTCGCCGGCGCGGTGATCGGCGGCGCGACCGGCGCGATCATCGGCAACCAGAGCGACAAGAACAAGAAGAAGTCCTATTACTACTGGTCGAACGGCAAGTGCCTGTACCACTACCCCAATGGGCAGGTGGTGAAGGTCAGCAAGAATTACTGCTACTGA
- a CDS encoding NADP-dependent malic enzyme encodes MASYISDDLRSGALFYHRNPRPGKLEIQATKPLANQRDLALAYTPGVAAVCEAIAAEKELVAELTARQNLVAVVSNGTAVLGLGNIGPEASKPVMEGKAVLFKKFAGIDVFDIEINALEPDHVVSVVAALEPTFGGINLEDIKAPECFEIETRLREKMAIPVFHDDQHGTAIIVVAAIVNALHIGGKKLEDVKIVTSGAGAAAIATLNLLRSMGARRENIWVTDIEGVVYEGREKLMDPYKGVFAQKTDKRTLAEVIEGADIFIGLSAGGVLKPEMLKTMADRPLIMALANPTPEIMPDLARDARPDAMICTGRSDFPNQVNNVLCFPFIFRGALDAGATTINEEMKVAAVNAIAELARETPSDVVARAYGGETPVFGPASLIPSPFDPRLILRIAPAVARAAMESGVAKRPIADFDAYQEQLDRFVFRSGLVMKPIFALAKQAPKRVIYAEGEDERILRAAQVVVEEGIARPILIGRPSVVETRLQRFGLSIRPGREFDLINPEDDPRYRDYVTTYVDLAGRRGVTPELARTLVRTTPTVIAALAVVRGDADTMLCGVEGRFIRHLRHIRTIIGLAPGVRDVAALSMLLTQKGAFFLCDTQVQTDPTAEDLADMAQLAAAHVRRFGIEPKVALLSHSDFGSRDDESAKKMRRTLDLVLQRAPDLMVDGEMEGDSALVPEMRERVLPGSRLQGVANILVMPNLDAANIGYQMVKVFGDALPVGPILLGPAKPAHILTPSVTARGIVNMTAIAVVEAQHG; translated from the coding sequence ATGGCCTCTTACATCTCCGACGATCTGCGCTCTGGCGCGCTGTTCTATCACCGCAATCCGCGGCCCGGTAAGCTTGAGATCCAGGCCACCAAGCCGCTGGCGAACCAGCGCGACCTCGCTTTGGCCTATACGCCCGGCGTCGCCGCCGTGTGCGAGGCGATCGCCGCTGAAAAGGAGCTGGTGGCGGAGCTGACGGCCCGGCAGAACCTCGTCGCCGTGGTGTCCAACGGTACCGCCGTGCTCGGCCTCGGCAATATCGGCCCGGAAGCCTCCAAGCCGGTCATGGAAGGCAAGGCGGTCCTGTTCAAGAAATTCGCCGGCATCGACGTGTTCGATATCGAGATCAACGCGCTCGAACCCGACCATGTGGTGAGCGTGGTGGCGGCGCTGGAGCCGACCTTCGGCGGCATCAACCTTGAAGACATCAAGGCGCCGGAGTGCTTCGAGATCGAGACGCGCCTGCGCGAGAAGATGGCGATCCCGGTCTTCCATGACGACCAGCACGGCACCGCCATCATCGTGGTGGCGGCCATCGTCAATGCGCTGCACATCGGCGGCAAGAAGCTGGAAGATGTGAAGATCGTCACGTCAGGCGCCGGCGCCGCCGCCATCGCCACGCTGAACCTGCTGCGCTCCATGGGCGCCCGGCGCGAGAACATCTGGGTCACCGACATCGAGGGCGTGGTCTATGAGGGCCGCGAAAAGCTGATGGACCCCTATAAGGGGGTGTTCGCGCAGAAGACCGACAAGCGCACGCTGGCCGAGGTGATCGAGGGTGCCGACATCTTCATCGGCCTCTCCGCCGGCGGCGTGCTCAAGCCGGAAATGCTGAAGACCATGGCCGACCGCCCGCTGATCATGGCGCTGGCCAACCCGACGCCGGAGATCATGCCCGATCTCGCCCGCGACGCGCGCCCCGACGCGATGATCTGCACCGGCCGTTCGGACTTCCCCAACCAGGTCAACAACGTCCTGTGCTTCCCCTTCATCTTCCGCGGCGCGCTCGATGCGGGGGCGACGACGATCAATGAGGAGATGAAGGTGGCGGCGGTCAACGCCATCGCCGAGCTGGCGCGCGAGACGCCCTCCGACGTGGTCGCCCGCGCCTATGGCGGCGAGACCCCGGTGTTCGGTCCGGCCTCGCTCATTCCCTCGCCCTTCGACCCGCGCCTCATCCTGCGCATCGCCCCGGCGGTGGCACGGGCGGCGATGGAGAGCGGCGTCGCCAAGCGGCCGATCGCCGATTTCGACGCCTATCAGGAACAGCTCGACCGCTTTGTGTTCCGCTCCGGCCTGGTGATGAAGCCGATCTTCGCCCTCGCCAAGCAGGCGCCCAAGCGGGTGATCTACGCCGAGGGCGAGGATGAGCGCATCCTGCGCGCGGCGCAGGTGGTGGTGGAGGAGGGCATCGCCCGCCCGATCCTGATCGGCCGTCCCTCTGTCGTGGAAACCCGGCTGCAGCGCTTCGGCCTTTCGATCCGCCCCGGTCGGGAGTTCGACCTCATCAACCCCGAGGACGATCCGCGCTACCGCGACTATGTCACCACCTATGTCGATCTGGCCGGCCGGCGCGGCGTGACACCCGAACTCGCCCGCACGCTGGTGCGCACCACGCCCACCGTGATCGCCGCGCTTGCCGTGGTGCGCGGGGATGCCGACACCATGCTGTGCGGGGTGGAAGGCCGGTTCATCCGCCATCTGCGCCATATCCGCACCATTATCGGCCTGGCGCCGGGGGTGCGCGACGTGGCGGCGCTGTCCATGCTGCTGACGCAGAAGGGTGCGTTCTTCCTGTGCGACACCCAGGTGCAGACCGATCCGACGGCCGAGGACCTCGCAGACATGGCGCAACTCGCCGCCGCGCATGTGCGGCGCTTCGGCATCGAGCCGAAAGTGGCGCTGCTCTCGCATTCCGACTTTGGCAGCCGCGACGATGAGAGCGCGAAGAAGATGCGCCGCACGCTCGACCTCGTGCTGCAGCGCGCGCCGGACCTGATGGTCGATGGCGAGATGGAAGGCGACAGCGCGCTGGTGCCGGAAATGCGCGAGCGCGTGCTGCCGGGCTCGCGGCTGCAGGGCGTGGCCAACATCCTGGTCATGCCCAATCTCGACGCCGCCAATATCGGCTACCAGATGGTGAAGGTGTTCGGCGACGCGCTGCCTGTCGGCCCGATCCTGCTGGGCCCGGCCAAGCCCGCCCACATCCTCACCCCCTCGGTCACCGCGCGCGGCATCGTCAACATGACCGCCATCGCCGTGGTCGAGGCGCAGCACGGCTGA